The proteins below are encoded in one region of Streptomyces sp. NBC_00490:
- the obgE gene encoding GTPase ObgE, which translates to MTTFVDRVELHVAAGNGGHGCASVHREKFKPLGGPDGGNGGRGGDVILTVDQSVTTLLDYHHSPHRKATNGKPGEGGNRSGKDGQDLVLLVPDGTVVQDKAGNVLADLVGHGTSFVAAQGGRGGLGNAALASARRKAPGFALLGVPGDLQDIVLELKTVADVALVGYPSAGKSSLISVLSAAKPKIADYPFTTLVPNLGVVTAGSTVYTIADVPGLIPGASQGKGLGLEFLRHVERCSVLVHVLDTATLESDRDPVSDLDIIEEELRQYGAGLDKRPRMVVLNKIDVPDGKDLAEMVRPELEARGYRVFEVSAVAHMGLKELSFALADVVAKARAAKPKEEATRIVIRPKAVDDAGFTVVREEDGLFRVRGEKPERWVRQTDFSNDEAVGYLADRLNRLGVEEKLMKAGARSGDGVAIGPEDNAVVFDWEPTVMAGAEMLGRRGEDHRFEAPRPAAQRRRDKEAERDEASREFDDFEPFEQ; encoded by the coding sequence ATGACCACCTTCGTGGACCGCGTCGAACTGCATGTCGCCGCGGGTAACGGAGGTCACGGCTGTGCCTCCGTCCACCGGGAGAAGTTCAAGCCGCTCGGCGGCCCCGACGGCGGCAACGGCGGACGGGGCGGCGACGTCATCCTGACCGTCGACCAGTCGGTGACCACGCTCCTGGACTACCACCACTCCCCGCACCGCAAGGCCACCAACGGCAAGCCCGGTGAGGGCGGCAACCGCTCCGGCAAGGACGGCCAGGACCTGGTCCTGCTCGTGCCCGACGGCACCGTCGTCCAGGACAAGGCGGGCAACGTCCTCGCCGACCTGGTCGGCCACGGCACCTCCTTCGTCGCCGCCCAGGGCGGCCGCGGCGGCCTCGGCAACGCGGCGCTGGCGTCCGCGCGGCGCAAGGCGCCCGGCTTCGCGCTGCTCGGTGTGCCCGGTGACCTCCAGGACATCGTCCTGGAGCTGAAGACCGTCGCCGACGTCGCGCTGGTCGGCTACCCGAGCGCGGGCAAGTCCTCGCTGATCTCGGTGCTCAGCGCGGCCAAGCCGAAGATCGCCGACTACCCCTTCACCACCCTGGTCCCGAACCTCGGTGTGGTGACCGCCGGCTCGACCGTCTACACCATCGCCGACGTGCCGGGTCTGATCCCGGGCGCCAGCCAGGGCAAGGGCCTGGGCCTGGAGTTCCTGCGGCACGTGGAGCGGTGCAGCGTGCTGGTGCACGTGCTGGACACGGCGACCCTGGAGTCCGACCGTGACCCCGTCTCCGACCTCGACATCATCGAGGAGGAGCTGCGGCAGTACGGCGCCGGGCTCGACAAGCGGCCCCGCATGGTCGTGCTGAACAAGATCGACGTCCCGGACGGCAAGGACCTCGCCGAGATGGTGCGCCCGGAGCTGGAGGCGCGTGGCTACCGCGTCTTCGAGGTGTCCGCGGTGGCGCACATGGGGCTGAAGGAACTGTCGTTCGCGCTGGCCGACGTGGTCGCCAAGGCACGCGCCGCGAAGCCGAAGGAGGAGGCGACGCGGATCGTCATCCGGCCCAAGGCCGTGGACGACGCGGGCTTCACCGTGGTGCGCGAGGAGGACGGGCTGTTCCGGGTGCGCGGCGAGAAGCCGGAGCGCTGGGTGCGCCAGACCGACTTCAGCAACGACGAGGCCGTCGGCTATCTCGCCGACCGGCTCAACCGCCTCGGTGTCGAGGAGAAGCTGATGAAGGCGGGCGCCCGCTCGGGCGACGGTGTCGCGATCGGCCCCGAGGACAACGCCGTGGTCTTCGACTGGGAGCCGACCGTGATGGCCGGTGCCGAGATGCTCGGCCGCCGTGGTGAGGACCACCGCTTCGAGGCTCCGCGCCCCGCGGCTCAGCGGCGCCGCGACAAGGAGGCCGAGCGGGACGAGGCGTCGCGGGAGTTCGACGACTTCGAGCCGTTCGAGCAGTGA
- a CDS encoding alkaline phosphatase D family protein — protein MTGATSPDRRRFLTAGAAVIGAAASTQLWLPTTARAAGTTLPDGVFSLGVTSGDPLPDGIVLWTRLAPDPLNGGGMPDEVVPVEWEIAEDERFRKPVRRGVTQARPEYGHSVHVDVRRLRPGRTYWYRFRTSGQISPTGRTRTAPHPHSKGGSLRFALASCQNYQHGYFTPYADMLAQDPDFVLFVGDYIYESSPASTGVRRHEGTGEPYTLVQYRNRYAQYRSDPDLAAMHAGAPWIVTFDDHEVDNDFAGEIPQDPAKQPHDAFVARLTAAYQAYYEHMPVRASSVPNGPHIQMYRRLEFGRLARLNVLDTRQFRSDQATSQEGAQDPALTMLGAGQKEWLLDGLHDSPARWNLIASQIMMAETDLKVGEGKLWYYDAWDGYQAERNQLMREFEDVRNPVVFTGDRHLTMISDLKKDFGDPESDVVGAEFVGTSISSNGDQDQDAFHQQWDPLMADNPHWKLLDAHRGYHLFDVDRHGIDARVRTVDTVRQPTATASTLATLRVEADRPGVELA, from the coding sequence ATGACCGGAGCAACATCGCCCGACCGACGCCGCTTTCTGACCGCCGGGGCCGCCGTGATCGGCGCCGCCGCCTCCACCCAGCTGTGGCTGCCGACCACCGCCCGAGCGGCCGGCACGACGTTGCCCGACGGCGTGTTCAGCCTCGGTGTCACCTCCGGCGACCCGCTGCCCGACGGCATCGTGCTGTGGACCCGGCTCGCCCCCGACCCGCTGAACGGCGGCGGCATGCCCGACGAGGTCGTGCCGGTGGAGTGGGAGATCGCGGAGGACGAACGGTTCAGAAAGCCCGTACGCCGGGGCGTGACCCAGGCGCGGCCCGAGTACGGGCACAGCGTTCACGTGGATGTACGGCGGCTGCGCCCGGGCCGTACCTACTGGTACCGCTTCCGCACGAGCGGACAGATCTCGCCCACCGGCCGCACCCGCACCGCCCCCCACCCGCACAGCAAGGGCGGCAGCCTGCGCTTCGCGCTCGCGTCCTGCCAGAACTACCAGCACGGCTACTTCACGCCGTACGCCGACATGCTCGCCCAGGACCCCGACTTCGTGCTCTTCGTCGGCGACTACATCTACGAGTCGTCGCCCGCGTCGACGGGGGTGCGCCGGCACGAGGGCACGGGGGAGCCGTACACCCTGGTCCAGTACCGCAACCGGTACGCCCAGTACCGCAGCGACCCGGACCTCGCCGCGATGCACGCCGGCGCCCCCTGGATCGTCACCTTCGACGACCACGAGGTCGACAACGACTTCGCCGGCGAGATCCCGCAGGACCCCGCCAAGCAGCCGCACGACGCCTTCGTGGCCCGGCTCACCGCGGCCTACCAGGCGTACTACGAGCACATGCCGGTCCGTGCGAGCTCGGTCCCGAACGGACCGCACATCCAGATGTACCGCCGCCTGGAGTTCGGCCGGCTCGCCCGGCTCAACGTGCTCGACACCCGGCAGTTCCGCAGCGACCAGGCGACCAGCCAGGAGGGCGCCCAGGACCCCGCGCTCACCATGCTCGGCGCCGGGCAGAAGGAGTGGCTCCTGGACGGGCTGCACGACTCACCGGCCCGCTGGAACCTCATCGCCTCGCAGATCATGATGGCCGAGACCGATCTGAAGGTCGGCGAGGGCAAGCTCTGGTACTACGACGCCTGGGACGGCTACCAGGCCGAACGCAACCAGCTCATGCGGGAGTTCGAGGACGTCCGCAACCCCGTCGTGTTCACCGGCGACCGCCATCTGACGATGATCAGCGACCTCAAGAAGGACTTCGGCGACCCGGAATCCGACGTCGTCGGCGCCGAGTTCGTGGGGACGTCCATCTCCAGCAACGGCGACCAGGACCAGGACGCCTTCCACCAGCAGTGGGACCCGCTGATGGCGGACAACCCGCACTGGAAGCTGCTCGACGCCCACCGCGGCTACCACCTCTTCGACGTCGACCGCCACGGCATCGACGCCCGGGTCAGGACCGTCGACACGGTCCGGCAGCCGACGGCCACGGCGAGCACGCTGGCCACGCTGCGGGTCGAGGCGGACCGCCCCGGCGTCGAACTCGCGTGA
- the rplU gene encoding 50S ribosomal protein L21: MYAIVRSGGRQHKVAVGDIVEVDKISTAKVGDTVELSTLLVVDGESVTSDPWVLAGIKVQAEVVDHHKGVKIDILRYKNKTGYRRRQGHRQQYTAIKVTEIPAAAK; this comes from the coding sequence GTGTACGCCATCGTGCGCAGCGGTGGTCGCCAGCACAAGGTTGCTGTCGGCGACATCGTTGAGGTTGACAAGATTTCCACTGCCAAGGTTGGCGACACGGTCGAGCTCTCGACCCTGCTCGTTGTCGACGGCGAGTCCGTGACCAGCGACCCGTGGGTGCTGGCCGGTATCAAGGTCCAGGCCGAGGTCGTGGACCACCACAAGGGCGTCAAGATCGACATCCTTCGCTACAAGAACAAGACCGGCTACCGCCGTCGTCAGGGCCACCGCCAGCAGTACACGGCGATCAAGGTCACTGAGATCCCCGCGGCTGCGAAGTAA
- a CDS encoding VCBS repeat-containing protein, translated as MPLPALSASHRTRRAVVAAIALIAATCGALPVAQAQAQPKAGALQDFNGDGYEDLAVGVPYATVGGKKAAGYVAVVLGSAKGLDLATRKVHSQASPGVPGSPEADDRFGDHVSSVDLDGDGYTDLVVPATGEHWTSGGEAQVQSQTVLWGSATGLSGGTLLQPGRLLDAYSSLPGDFDGDGHTDLAMSGGVRFGPFTRDGAPARTQEIPAYDSDDSVLDTAAGDVDGDGITDLVSLTMPADWEPGDQGSSHHLNYLHGTEQGLAPLSALRNARGAKIEGGSDIELGDVNGDGRDDIVFGRPFPANGNEEPNDPSQYGDRVGVVLGTAQGPKTGDPRMLHQDTPGVPGAGEPGDLFGASVAVGDVDGDGCADIVAGVPLEDFAGVQDAGTVAVIPGGASGPTGAGSKVFSQNTAGVPGAAERRDRFGEAVTLLDTDGDGRADLIVGAPGENADAGSVWAFRSTAAGVTTKGSLAFGAKAFGTNPDSARLGADFPH; from the coding sequence GTGCCCCTGCCTGCTTTGTCCGCCTCGCACAGAACCCGGCGCGCCGTCGTCGCGGCGATCGCCCTGATCGCCGCCACGTGCGGCGCGCTTCCCGTCGCACAGGCACAGGCACAGCCGAAGGCCGGGGCGCTGCAGGACTTCAACGGGGACGGCTACGAGGACCTCGCCGTCGGGGTGCCGTACGCCACGGTCGGCGGGAAGAAGGCGGCCGGCTACGTCGCCGTCGTCCTGGGATCGGCGAAGGGCCTGGACCTCGCGACCAGGAAGGTCCACTCGCAGGCCTCGCCCGGTGTCCCCGGCTCGCCCGAGGCGGACGACCGCTTCGGTGACCACGTCAGCTCCGTCGACCTGGACGGCGACGGCTACACCGACCTGGTGGTGCCCGCGACCGGGGAGCACTGGACGTCGGGCGGCGAGGCACAGGTCCAGAGCCAGACCGTGTTGTGGGGTTCCGCCACGGGCCTGTCCGGCGGAACGCTCCTGCAGCCGGGGCGGCTCCTCGACGCCTACTCCAGCCTCCCCGGCGACTTCGACGGCGACGGCCACACCGACCTGGCCATGTCCGGCGGTGTGCGCTTCGGCCCCTTCACCCGGGACGGCGCGCCCGCCCGCACCCAGGAGATCCCCGCCTACGACAGCGACGACTCGGTGCTCGACACGGCCGCCGGGGACGTCGACGGCGACGGCATCACCGACCTCGTCTCGCTGACCATGCCCGCCGACTGGGAACCCGGCGACCAGGGCTCCAGCCACCACCTCAACTACCTGCACGGCACCGAGCAGGGCCTCGCCCCGCTCTCCGCGCTGCGGAACGCGCGGGGCGCGAAGATCGAGGGCGGCAGCGACATCGAGCTCGGTGACGTGAACGGCGACGGCCGTGACGACATCGTCTTCGGCAGGCCCTTCCCGGCCAACGGCAACGAGGAGCCGAACGACCCCAGCCAGTACGGCGACCGGGTCGGCGTCGTCCTCGGCACCGCGCAGGGCCCGAAGACCGGGGACCCGCGCATGCTGCACCAGGACACCCCCGGGGTGCCGGGCGCCGGTGAGCCGGGCGACTTGTTCGGCGCGTCCGTCGCGGTCGGGGACGTCGACGGCGACGGCTGTGCCGACATCGTGGCCGGCGTCCCGCTCGAGGACTTCGCCGGTGTGCAGGACGCGGGCACGGTCGCCGTGATCCCGGGCGGGGCGTCCGGGCCCACCGGTGCCGGTTCGAAGGTGTTCAGCCAGAACACGGCCGGTGTCCCGGGCGCCGCCGAGCGCCGGGACCGCTTCGGCGAGGCCGTCACCCTGCTCGACACCGACGGCGACGGCCGCGCGGACCTGATCGTCGGCGCACCCGGGGAGAACGCCGACGCCGGCTCGGTGTGGGCCTTCCGCTCCACCGCCGCCGGAGTCACCACCAAGGGGTCCCTCGCCTTCGGCGCCAAGGCCTTCGGCACGAACCCGGACTCCGCCCGGCTGGGCGCGGACTTCCCGCACTGA
- the rpmA gene encoding 50S ribosomal protein L27, translating into MAHKKGASSTRNGRDSNAQRLGVKRFGGQVVNAGEILVRQRGTHFHPGAGVGRGGDDTLFALAAGSVQFGTHRGRKVVNIVPVA; encoded by the coding sequence ATGGCACACAAGAAGGGCGCATCGTCCACCCGTAACGGTCGTGACTCCAACGCTCAGCGCCTCGGCGTGAAGCGTTTCGGCGGTCAGGTCGTCAACGCGGGTGAGATCCTGGTCCGCCAGCGCGGCACCCACTTCCACCCCGGCGCGGGCGTCGGCCGTGGCGGCGACGACACGCTGTTCGCCCTCGCGGCCGGTTCGGTGCAGTTCGGCACCCACCGTGGCCGCAAGGTCGTGAACATCGTCCCGGTCGCCTGA
- a CDS encoding bifunctional cytidylyltransferase/SDR family oxidoreductase — MSQHIAKPRTTAVILAGGTGQRVGLSIPKQLLKIAGKAVIEHTLTTFENADSIDDIIVLMAPGYVPDIEKIVAKAGFTKVKKVIEGGSTRNETTERAIAALGEGLAEGEDLNVLFHDAVRPLLAQRVIDDCVVALERYQAVDVAIPSADTIIVTRTHGEDGEFITEIPDRSRLRRGQTPQAFKLSTIKRAYEVAAGDPNFQATDDCSVVLKYLPDVPIHVVAGDEYNMKVTQPVDVFIADKLFQLASTAAPEQVSEEAYRELLTGKTVVVFGGSYGIGKDIAELAEAYGSKVYALGRSTTGTHVENPEEVDDALSKAYAETGRIDYVVNTAGVLRIGKLAETDNATIEEALKVNYLAPVQIARSSYKYLAETKGQLLLYTSSSYTRGRAEYSLYSSTKAAMVNLTQALSDEWAGDGVRVNCINPERTATPMRTKAFGQEPSGTLLSSEAVARTSLDVLLSELTGHVIDVRQQDPTAAAGRASGFEQALASVLDRQDGVA, encoded by the coding sequence GTGTCCCAGCACATCGCCAAGCCCCGTACCACCGCAGTGATCCTGGCCGGCGGTACCGGTCAGCGAGTGGGTCTTTCGATCCCCAAGCAGCTGCTGAAGATCGCCGGCAAGGCAGTCATCGAGCACACCCTGACCACCTTCGAGAACGCCGACTCGATCGACGACATCATCGTCCTGATGGCGCCGGGCTACGTGCCGGACATAGAGAAGATCGTGGCCAAGGCCGGGTTCACGAAGGTCAAGAAGGTCATCGAGGGCGGTTCGACCCGGAACGAGACCACCGAGCGCGCCATCGCGGCGCTCGGCGAGGGCCTGGCCGAGGGCGAGGACCTCAACGTCCTGTTCCACGACGCCGTTCGCCCGCTGCTGGCGCAGCGCGTCATCGACGACTGCGTGGTCGCGCTGGAGCGCTACCAGGCCGTCGACGTCGCCATCCCGTCCGCGGACACCATCATCGTGACCCGCACCCACGGTGAGGACGGCGAGTTCATCACCGAGATCCCGGACCGCTCCCGGCTGCGCCGCGGCCAGACCCCGCAGGCCTTCAAGCTGTCCACGATCAAGCGGGCCTACGAGGTCGCCGCCGGTGACCCCAACTTCCAGGCCACGGACGACTGCTCGGTCGTGCTCAAGTACCTGCCGGACGTGCCGATCCACGTCGTCGCGGGCGACGAGTACAACATGAAGGTCACGCAGCCCGTCGACGTCTTCATCGCCGACAAGCTCTTCCAGCTGGCCTCCACCGCCGCGCCCGAGCAGGTCTCCGAGGAGGCCTACCGCGAGCTGCTGACCGGCAAGACCGTCGTCGTCTTCGGCGGCTCCTACGGCATCGGCAAGGACATCGCCGAACTCGCCGAGGCCTACGGCTCGAAGGTGTACGCGCTGGGCCGCTCCACCACCGGCACGCACGTCGAGAACCCCGAGGAGGTCGACGACGCGCTGTCCAAGGCGTACGCCGAGACCGGGCGCATCGACTACGTCGTCAACACCGCCGGAGTGCTGCGCATCGGCAAGCTGGCCGAGACCGACAACGCGACCATCGAGGAAGCGCTGAAGGTCAACTACCTCGCGCCGGTGCAGATCGCACGTTCCAGCTACAAGTACCTGGCGGAGACCAAGGGTCAGCTGCTGCTCTACACCTCCAGCAGCTACACCCGCGGCCGCGCCGAGTACAGCCTCTACTCCTCGACCAAGGCCGCGATGGTGAACCTCACCCAGGCCCTGTCCGACGAGTGGGCCGGCGACGGTGTCCGCGTCAACTGCATCAACCCGGAGCGCACCGCGACCCCGATGCGCACCAAGGCGTTCGGCCAGGAGCCCTCGGGCACCCTGCTCTCCTCCGAGGCCGTCGCCCGTACCTCGCTCGACGTGCTGCTGTCCGAGCTCACCGGCCATGTGATCGACGTGCGCCAGCAGGACCCGACGGCCGCCGCGGGCAGGGCCTCCGGGTTCGAGCAGGCACTTGCCAGTGTCCTGGACCGTCAGGACGGCGTGGCATAA